From the Mustelus asterias chromosome 22, sMusAst1.hap1.1, whole genome shotgun sequence genome, one window contains:
- the plat gene encoding tissue-type plasminogen activator isoform X2, with protein sequence MNMLGIPTTISLLLTLAMALEPQHLRFKRGTRLFGAPSTRGYCVSSSGSEFHLNGETWLQVEGQQVKYCRCDRSRSHCHSVPVQDCAQNVCYNGGRCRQAVYSQNLVCQCPPGYSGKLCELDTKVKCYQGRGTDYRGTWSLTQSGKECLNWNLTVVYRTYYSSRRPDAQQLGLGNHNYCRNPDNDTMPWCHIYKGHTLSWDKCSIPACPKNLQSECYTKNGANYRGTRSHSQSGSRCLNWDSEAIRNSRINAWVPNAHRLGLGSHNHCRNPDSDSKPWCHIMKGERLSWEYCNIEQCISSGNCGKREPRAEQYRILGGTTTHITSHPWQAAIFLYHRRSKDYNFLCGGSLIGSCWVLTAAHCFPKKFKPRDIKVIMGRTFQKEASFDEQSLEVEEYFIHEEFDDDTFNHDIALIRLRSKTGQCAKMTRYVRTVCLPWGRQRLPDWTECEISGYGKVKEFFYMYSNRLKEGFVRLFPSNRCTPAHLQNRTVTENMICAGDTRGKDDACKGDSGGPLVCMTQGRMNLQGIISWGIGCGRPGIPGVYTKVANYLDWIHKHVSQA encoded by the exons GCTATTGCGTGAGCTCCTCTGGCTCTGAGTTTCACCTTAATGGCGAGACGTGGCTGCAGGTCGAGGGACAACAGGTTAAATACTGCCGCTGTGATCGTTCGAGGAGTCACTGCCACAGTGTTCCTgtacaag ATTGTGCCCAGAATGTGTGCTACAATGGCGGGAGGTGTCGCCAGGCCGTTTATTCTCAGAACCTTGTGTGCCAGTGCCCACCCGGGTACAGCGGGAAGCTGTGTGAGCTCG ACACCAAAGTGAAGTGTTACCAGGGCCGAGGGACAGACTATCGAGGAACCTGGAGCCTCACGCAGTCCGGGAAGGAGTGCCTCAACTGGAATTTGACTGTCGTATACCGTACTTACTACAGCAGTCGCAGGCCTGACGCCCAGCAACTTGGGCTGGGGAACCACAATTACTGCAG GAACCCTGACAATGATACAATGCCCTGGTGCCACATCTACAAAGGCCACACGCTGTCATGGGACAAGTGTAGCATTCCCGCCTGCCCAAAGA ATCTCCAGTCTGAGTGCTACACCAAAAACGGGGCAAATTATCGGGGAACCAGGAGCCACTCGCAGTCGGGGAGCCGCTGTCTTAACTGGGATTCTGAGGCCATCCGCAACTCACGGATCAATGCTTGGGTCCCCAATGCTCATCGCCTGGGGCTGGGCAGCCATAACCACTGCAG gaATCCGGATAGCGATTCCAAACCTTGGTGCCACATCATGAAAGGAGAAAGACTCTCTTGGGAATACTGCAACATTGAGCAATGTATTTCATCTG GGAACTGTGGGAAGAGAGAGCCGAGAGCAGAGCAGTACCGGATCCTGGGCGGAACAACCACGCACATCACCTCCCACCCCTGGCAGGCTGCCATATTTCTCTACCACCGGAGGTCGAAGGACTACAACTtcctgtgtggagggagcttgatcGGATCGTGCTGGGTACTCACAGCAGCTCACTGCTTCCCAAAGAA GTTCAAGCCACGTGATATCAAAGTGATCATGGGAAGGACATTCCAGAAGGAGGCCTCATTTGATGAGCAGTCACTGGAAGTGGAAGAATACTTCATTCACGAGGAGTTTGATGATGACACTTTCAACCACGACATTG CTCTAATCAGACTCCGGTCGAAGACTGGGCAATGCGCCAAGATGACACGTTACGTCCGCACAGTATGTCTGCCGTGGGGGAGGCAGCGACTGCCCGACTGGACTGAGTGCGAGATCTCTGGATATGGCAAAGTAAAGGAAT TCTTTTACATGTACTCCAATCGGCTGAAGGAAGGGTTTGTCCGTCTCTTCCCATCAAACCGCTGCACCCCGGCCCACCTGCAAAACCGGACAGTCACCGAAAACATGATCTGCGCCGGGGACACTCGGGGCAAAGACGATGCCTGCAAG GGAGACTCTGGAGGCCCCCTGGTCTGCATGACGCAAGGACGCATGAACCTGCAAGGGATCATTAGCTGGGGAATCGGCTGCGGGAGGCCAGGAATACCGGGAGTCTACACCAAGGTCGCAAACTACCTGGACTGGATTCACAAGCACGTGAGCCAGGCCTGA
- the plat gene encoding tissue-type plasminogen activator isoform X1, with translation MNMLGIPTTISLLLTLAMALEPQHLRFKRGTRLFGAPSTRGYCVSSSGSEFHLNGETWLQVEGQQVKYCRCDRSRSHCHSVPVQDCAQNVCYNGGRCRQAVYSQNLVCQCPPGYSGKLCELDTKVKCYQGRGTDYRGTWSLTQSGKECLNWNLTVVYRTYYSSRRPDAQQLGLGNHNYCRNPDNDTMPWCHIYKGHTLSWDKCSIPACPKNLQSECYTKNGANYRGTRSHSQSGSRCLNWDSEAIRNSRINAWVPNAHRLGLGSHNHCRNPDSDSKPWCHIMKGERLSWEYCNIEQCISSAGNCGKREPRAEQYRILGGTTTHITSHPWQAAIFLYHRRSKDYNFLCGGSLIGSCWVLTAAHCFPKKFKPRDIKVIMGRTFQKEASFDEQSLEVEEYFIHEEFDDDTFNHDIALIRLRSKTGQCAKMTRYVRTVCLPWGRQRLPDWTECEISGYGKVKEFFYMYSNRLKEGFVRLFPSNRCTPAHLQNRTVTENMICAGDTRGKDDACKGDSGGPLVCMTQGRMNLQGIISWGIGCGRPGIPGVYTKVANYLDWIHKHVSQA, from the exons GCTATTGCGTGAGCTCCTCTGGCTCTGAGTTTCACCTTAATGGCGAGACGTGGCTGCAGGTCGAGGGACAACAGGTTAAATACTGCCGCTGTGATCGTTCGAGGAGTCACTGCCACAGTGTTCCTgtacaag ATTGTGCCCAGAATGTGTGCTACAATGGCGGGAGGTGTCGCCAGGCCGTTTATTCTCAGAACCTTGTGTGCCAGTGCCCACCCGGGTACAGCGGGAAGCTGTGTGAGCTCG ACACCAAAGTGAAGTGTTACCAGGGCCGAGGGACAGACTATCGAGGAACCTGGAGCCTCACGCAGTCCGGGAAGGAGTGCCTCAACTGGAATTTGACTGTCGTATACCGTACTTACTACAGCAGTCGCAGGCCTGACGCCCAGCAACTTGGGCTGGGGAACCACAATTACTGCAG GAACCCTGACAATGATACAATGCCCTGGTGCCACATCTACAAAGGCCACACGCTGTCATGGGACAAGTGTAGCATTCCCGCCTGCCCAAAGA ATCTCCAGTCTGAGTGCTACACCAAAAACGGGGCAAATTATCGGGGAACCAGGAGCCACTCGCAGTCGGGGAGCCGCTGTCTTAACTGGGATTCTGAGGCCATCCGCAACTCACGGATCAATGCTTGGGTCCCCAATGCTCATCGCCTGGGGCTGGGCAGCCATAACCACTGCAG gaATCCGGATAGCGATTCCAAACCTTGGTGCCACATCATGAAAGGAGAAAGACTCTCTTGGGAATACTGCAACATTGAGCAATGTATTTCATCTG CAGGGAACTGTGGGAAGAGAGAGCCGAGAGCAGAGCAGTACCGGATCCTGGGCGGAACAACCACGCACATCACCTCCCACCCCTGGCAGGCTGCCATATTTCTCTACCACCGGAGGTCGAAGGACTACAACTtcctgtgtggagggagcttgatcGGATCGTGCTGGGTACTCACAGCAGCTCACTGCTTCCCAAAGAA GTTCAAGCCACGTGATATCAAAGTGATCATGGGAAGGACATTCCAGAAGGAGGCCTCATTTGATGAGCAGTCACTGGAAGTGGAAGAATACTTCATTCACGAGGAGTTTGATGATGACACTTTCAACCACGACATTG CTCTAATCAGACTCCGGTCGAAGACTGGGCAATGCGCCAAGATGACACGTTACGTCCGCACAGTATGTCTGCCGTGGGGGAGGCAGCGACTGCCCGACTGGACTGAGTGCGAGATCTCTGGATATGGCAAAGTAAAGGAAT TCTTTTACATGTACTCCAATCGGCTGAAGGAAGGGTTTGTCCGTCTCTTCCCATCAAACCGCTGCACCCCGGCCCACCTGCAAAACCGGACAGTCACCGAAAACATGATCTGCGCCGGGGACACTCGGGGCAAAGACGATGCCTGCAAG GGAGACTCTGGAGGCCCCCTGGTCTGCATGACGCAAGGACGCATGAACCTGCAAGGGATCATTAGCTGGGGAATCGGCTGCGGGAGGCCAGGAATACCGGGAGTCTACACCAAGGTCGCAAACTACCTGGACTGGATTCACAAGCACGTGAGCCAGGCCTGA